TTTATTTTTTACAATTACATCCAAAGCCTCTTCCATGGAGACATTATCAAGCTTCATGGTAATTGTCTTGTCTTTAAGTTCTTTTACGTCATCTCCTATAATAATGTTTTTACCCATTACCTCAGCAAGACCTCTTAAGACATTTCTTACGTCAGCATCTACAAAATCAAAAGACATCTTCTGTGGTTTCTTAATTAAAGGTTGGCTATAACAGATTAGCGGACATATCAAAATTACTAAAAATATAAATAAAAATATCTTTTTCATGCTCACATCCCTTCCTTTTTTCTTGGGATATCTAAGGTAAATGTTCTGATTTCCCCCTTTAGCTTGTATCCTAAAATAATATTGGCGTCAAGGATTTCGACAATCCATAGGTTCTTATTTAGATAGTCTCCTTTTCTGAATAATATTCCCCTGCCCTGCATATCTTCCATCATGGCAATCTTTGTATTGACGGCTCTCAAAATCCCTACTAACTTTAATTCTTCAAGTTCATATCCTTTTTTTAGAGTTTTATCTGATTTGTAAGCATGTATTGACTTCTGAACCTTAGTGTAAAAGATTGATTCAAATGGGTCTCTTCTATTTGTTGCCGAGTAAGTAAAATCTCCTATATTAAATTTTGGAGGACTACCCAATTGCCTTTGTTCAGGCTTTGGCTGTGGTTTAGGTTCAGCACTAAAGCTAACAGGGCATATAATTAAAAAGATTATTAATATGAGCATAAAGTAATTGAAACATTTCATTTGCTCACCTTATTTCCTCTTTTAATTTACTTCTTACTTTCATTTATTATATCCCTAATCCTATTTTTTAGGTGAACCCTTTTTAGGCTGTTCTTTAAGGTATACATATGTTTTTACCATGCATTCACCACTAAGCGTTAATCTACCTGGTGGGCTCTTTGGATCTGGTGACATCTTGAAGCTTGTAATAGTCATAATTCTTTCGAGCCTCCTTATGCCGTCAAAAAAATATGCTACATTGTGAAACGGTGCACTATACCTTATAACAAATGGTAGTTCTGCAAAAAACTCCTTATTTTGAACCGACTTTGGTTCAAAAAAGGTTATCTTCATCCTTGTTTCTGTGCCAAGATTGGTTATGTTTCTCAATAAGTTTGGGATATCTTTATGCTCAGGTAATTGTTTTAAAGACTCCTGATATAAGGCATTTATACGTTCAAATTCTTGCTTATATTTATTCATATTGCTTTTTATTGTAATCATCCTATCCAACTCTTTCTTTAATTCATCATATTCCCTGTTCAATTTATTTCTTTCATCGAGTTGAGGACTTATAATCAAAAAAAAGCATAAGGCAAATATTCCCATATTAAAGACAAGAGAGAAGATTAGCTTATAAACCTTTGGTATCTTTACTATTTTTTTCTCAATTGCTTTAAAATTTATCTCAGGTGTTTTCAAAGGGCAATATCACCTTTTATAATAAATTTTTTAATGATTACATTAGTTTGCTTATCCAATTCATCTTCAACTTTCAACAATTCTATATTTCTCATATATGGTATCTTTGCCATTTTTTCTATGAAATCAGAGATAGATTCATTCTCCAGAGATACACCTTCGATCTCGAATTTATCATCTGTTTTATTGAAATTTTTAAACCATACATTATCTTTAACAATATTTGTAATATCAAAAAGTATCCTTGCCGAAAGTGCCCTACCCTCTTTTATGCTTTCTATAGCCTTCATCCTTCTCTCAATCTCTTTTTTCTGCTGCTCCATTGCGAGGTATTCTTTATATATCTTTTGCAGGCTTGCTATTTCGTTTTTTGTGTGTTGAATCAATCTTTTCTTTTCCTCAATATCTTTATGGTTTTTGTAATAAAAACCAGCGACTGCAATAAAACAAAGGAAAGTGATAAAGATAAATAGATAGATATCCTCTTTGAAAAGATTTTTTTCAGTTTGACTTGGTATTAAGTTTATCTTTATCATCTTACTATATCATCAATCCTTGTGGATAGTTGCATAGAAATAGCACTGAAATCCCTATATTCTTTATAGATATCGGCCCTAACTACATCTTTCCCACCTACAAGGATAAATGGGTCTATCATCTCAACCTCTGTATTAGTATCTTCATAAACCTTTTCTTTTAATCCTGCAAGCAAAGAGCATCCACCTGTCATATAGATCTTACTTATTGTCTCATTGGGTTTTGTTGAAAGGTAAAAATTGATAGTTTTGTTAATCTCGGAGGAGATGTTAAAGATAAAGTCTTCAAAAAGATAGGTTATTTCAGGATCCGCTTCAATCTTTTTCTTTTCAGCCTCTTCAAAAGGAATCTTCAATGCTTTCTCTATCTGTTCTGTTAAGAACCTTC
This is a stretch of genomic DNA from Syntrophorhabdaceae bacterium. It encodes these proteins:
- a CDS encoding pilus assembly protein PilP — encoded protein: MLILIIFLIICPVSFSAEPKPQPKPEQRQLGSPPKFNIGDFTYSATNRRDPFESIFYTKVQKSIHAYKSDKTLKKGYELEELKLVGILRAVNTKIAMMEDMQGRGILFRKGDYLNKNLWIVEILDANIILGYKLKGEIRTFTLDIPRKKEGM
- the pilO gene encoding type 4a pilus biogenesis protein PilO; translation: MKTPEINFKAIEKKIVKIPKVYKLIFSLVFNMGIFALCFFLIISPQLDERNKLNREYDELKKELDRMITIKSNMNKYKQEFERINALYQESLKQLPEHKDIPNLLRNITNLGTETRMKITFFEPKSVQNKEFFAELPFVIRYSAPFHNVAYFFDGIRRLERIMTITSFKMSPDPKSPPGRLTLSGECMVKTYVYLKEQPKKGSPKK
- a CDS encoding PilN domain-containing protein is translated as MIKINLIPSQTEKNLFKEDIYLFIFITFLCFIAVAGFYYKNHKDIEEKKRLIQHTKNEIASLQKIYKEYLAMEQQKKEIERRMKAIESIKEGRALSARILFDITNIVKDNVWFKNFNKTDDKFEIEGVSLENESISDFIEKMAKIPYMRNIELLKVEDELDKQTNVIIKKFIIKGDIAL